TGAGCATCATCGACTCGATCATAGAGACGGGGTCGGCAGGAGACTTCATCTGCTCGATCGCCTCCCTCATCAAGCGCCTGGCAGTGGACCACCTCCACATCGTCGGAGACATCTTCGATCGCGGGCCCCATGCCGACCGCATCATCGACCGGCTCATGGGATACCACTCCCTCGACATCCAGTGGGGCAACCACGACGTATGCTGGATGGGCGCCGCCGCAGGGTCGGCCGCCTGCGTGGCTGCCGTCGTCCGCAACAACGTGCACTATCGCACCCTCGAGGTCCTCGAGAGCGCCTACGGGATCAGCCTGAGGCAGCTGGCCGTGTTCGCCGGCGCCACCTACAAGGCCGACGATGGCATGAACCCGTGCGAGAAGGCCATCTCGGTCATCCTGTTCAAGCTCGAGGGTCAGCTCGTCAAGAGGCACCCCGAGTTCGACATGGATGACAGGCTCCTCCTCGACCACGTCGATCCCGACCTTGGCGTGGTCAAGATAGCAGGGGTCGACCATGCGCTCGCCACCTGCGACTTCCCCACCCTGGACCCCACTCGCCCCTACGAGCTGAGCCCCGAGGAGAAGGTAGTTCTCGACGGCCTCGTCACCTCCTTCCGCGAGAGCGAGCGTCTGCACGCGCACATCGACTTCCTCTACGAGCACGGCTCCATCTACCTCGTCCACAATGGGAACCTGCTCTTCCACGGGTGCGTCCCCCTCACGGACCACGGCAGTTTCAGATCCGTGTCATGCTCGGGCCAGCGCTACGCAGGCAGGTCGTACCTCGACTTCGCCGACCGCGTCTGCCGAAGGGCCTGGCAAGGAAGCGACCCAGACGCGCTCGACTGGATGTGGTACCTGTGGTGCGGCCGCTATTCCCCCCTCTGCGGACGGGTGGTCAAGACGTTCGAGAGGACCTACCTCACGGACGAGAAGACCTGGGTAGAGGCCGAGGACCCCTATTACCAGCTTCTCGAGTCCCCTGGGACCTGTGAGCGGATTCTGGCCGAGTTCGGCCTCGCGGGGCCCGCCTGCCATATCGTGAACGGGCAC
This genomic stretch from Atopobiaceae bacterium harbors:
- a CDS encoding fructose-1,6-bisphosphatase → MSLNTPNSQELKYLSLLSAQFPTCQAAYTEIINLEAILNLPKGTEHFMSDVHGEYEAFEHILNNCSGVIRERVAATFRHELTTTEQADLCTLIYYPNERLRQVRASGQDTPAWYSQTLLQLIRLARFLSESYTRSKVRKAMPVAYAYIIDELLHASDGAASDRHAYHVSIIDSIIETGSAGDFICSIASLIKRLAVDHLHIVGDIFDRGPHADRIIDRLMGYHSLDIQWGNHDVCWMGAAAGSAACVAAVVRNNVHYRTLEVLESAYGISLRQLAVFAGATYKADDGMNPCEKAISVILFKLEGQLVKRHPEFDMDDRLLLDHVDPDLGVVKIAGVDHALATCDFPTLDPTRPYELSPEEKVVLDGLVTSFRESERLHAHIDFLYEHGSIYLVHNGNLLFHGCVPLTDHGSFRSVSCSGQRYAGRSYLDFADRVCRRAWQGSDPDALDWMWYLWCGRYSPLCGRVVKTFERTYLTDEKTWVEAEDPYYQLLESPGTCERILAEFGLAGPACHIVNGHMPVRAAQGESPIKADGRLIVIDGGFCKAYHKTTGIAGYTLIADPTGMRIKAHRPFESVRAALESNADIVSESDQFETYERPLTIADTDTGDAINAQIADLQTLLGAYRSGELTEHAEA